gttatatactaaatatgccttaaaacattttttttttaatatttatttaattttgtttaatattaaacagtatttctataataaaatattcatctaataaatatttcagtttatctatattttatttttataaatattatatttttattaaatatctgTCATGTCAATGGAtcatttcattaaaattatataaaaattcatgtgtcattgttatataaatgttttgttagattatttatattataatttatatattagtatatagtgaattaaatttatagatatataatttttgatataacattttataatatttttatcatacataaataataatttggtatatcttaataaacttttattttttagacATACCTATACAAAACATTTTccaaaataataatggttAATAAGGGCATTGTACTTCCATTTTTTATTGGTGTTGCTGGAGGAACAGCTTCTGGAAAAgtaagtattattattatataaattagatttattaatataaatattttagtccTCAGTATGTTTGGAGATTGTCAAAAGACTGGGTAATGACCAACATCAAGTTTTAACTATTTGTCAagattctttttataaagagTTAAATGACGAAGAAAAAGTAAAAGCAAATTTGGGtgattataattttgatCATCCTTCTGCTTTTGATACTGATGAAATGTTGAAAGTTCTTATGACTTTGAAAAGTGGTAAACCTGCTAAAATTCCAatttatgattataaaaatcattgcaggtatatatttttttattattattataaaaaaaaattttaattatcaatatataaattttttttttctagatttGCTGACAAATTTAATTATGTTGAACCTGCtgatataataattgttgaaggaattttaattttctatgATGAAAGACTTTGTGAATTgtttaatacaaaattatttgttgatACTGATTCTGATATTCGTCTAGCTCGTCGTGTTAGACGTGACTCAACTGAACGTGGTCGTAGTTTAAcacaaatattatatcagTATTTAACTTTTGTCAAACCATCTTTCGATGAATTTGTTTTTCCAACAAAAAAACATGCCGATGTTATTATACCAAGAGGAGCAGATAATGTTGTTGCTATTGATCTTATAGTTCAACATATGAGTGAAATTTTAAGATCTCCTAGATCAACACCATGTAGTTCTGTTGATGAGACATCTGAAAATGAAAACATAATATCAAAACATAATGGAAATGGTAACACAGTTTGTAAAGTAAATTGCGAAGTTATATCCAGACcacattaatttttcatattttataaaaatgatatgaaATATTACAATGTGTGATCAAGAGATTTAATATGGTTTACTGTTCTTTCAAAGTTTTCGAAtattcttatatatatatatcttaattCATTGTTTTGTTGGGTTGTTAAGTGAAAGATTCTTGATCATTgtttaattgatttttttttcgttatttatgtataatatttgaaTCTATTCtaattattcatattatttttttgttaaatattatttatcattatctatttatattgttaatgTTTGGAATTCACTTTATTATGGACATTATTACACTGCTATTTTTAGTTACTTTGTTTTTTTAGCAGAAATTTCTgctttatttgtaataagGTTTATCTATTTTGAGTTCtactattttattacatattttgAGTGAATTTTGCTTTctatgataaatattaatgttactattattcatttttatgatgaaaaaaatatattacaaacttaatttttaatattataattacatTATTGCTTTGTTTAAtgattttacttttattaattattgatTTGTACCTTTTtgtatttaacaaaaatatatgattattaaaataatttttcattgttAATTCATGAAatagaatatattttcaGTCAACTTACTAGGGTAAATAATATGTGTGTGAGACAGATATTCATACGTGTATTCTTTCTGCTTGTTACtgttaatttgtttttatttatatgtgtTTCTAAACTGTTGCctgttttttttaacttttttaatttcctctttttttattggtttttacaaataaatatttaatttcaacttttttttttactactttactataatgtttaaactgtagaatatatttttttagataaatatttacatatgtatttgctatttaaaaaattaaaattaaaaattctactaaaaaaaagacattggtatttgaaaattttttaatacttaaaatgtagaataaaaaattaaataattattttattcttatttagTGATATTACAAAGATGGTTGACATAAGTTTGtat
This Strongyloides ratti genome assembly S_ratti_ED321, chromosome : 2 DNA region includes the following protein-coding sequences:
- a CDS encoding Probable uridine-cytidine kinase is translated as MVNKGIVLPFFIGVAGGTASGKSSVCLEIVKRLGNDQHQVLTICQDSFYKELNDEEKVKANLGDYNFDHPSAFDTDEMLKVLMTLKSGKPAKIPIYDYKNHCRFADKFNYVEPADIIIVEGILIFYDERLCELFNTKLFVDTDSDIRLARRVRRDSTERGRSLTQILYQYLTFVKPSFDEFVFPTKKHADVIIPRGADNVVAIDLIVQHMSEILRSPRSTPCSSVDETSENENIISKHNGNGNTVCKVNCEVISRPH